A stretch of DNA from Phycisphaerae bacterium:
ACCCCCAGTATTCGATCAGTCATCGCGGCCCGCACGCGCGCCTCGCCTGCACGGCCTGTCACGAGCGGGAGGAAGTCTCGGTCGTCCCGCACAAACCGGTGACGCGCGTTGACTGCGCGCGCCAATGCCACCTCGGAAGCCCGACCGGCATCGAGCGCCGCTTCAGCCATGACAATATCCCGCCCGTCCTCACCAACAGCGCGCACTCTCTGGACTTGCTCAAAAAGCTGACGTTCAGTCAGGGCCCGCTGCTGGAACCAGAGCAGTCGGCCTGTCTGTATTGCCACGACGAGCCGCTGTTTCGCGATCCGGCGGCGGCCATCCCGCGTTTTCGGGATTTTGCCGGCCGCGTGTTCGAGCGCTGCGACACCTGCCATGCCGACAAGATTGCCGCCGACATCGAATACTACGTCCAGCACATCGCCTCCCGTTTCCAACCCGCGCGCTCCACGATGGAGCTGTCGCAGGTCTGTGCCGTCTGCCATAGCGACCCCGCAGTGCTCGCCGAGTTTAAATTGCACAACTCGGTAGCCAGTTATGTCCGCAGTTTTCACGGCAAGGCCGCGCTTTTGGGCGATCCATCAACGGCGGATTGCTTGTCCTGCCATGTCCGTGCCGGCCAGAATGCGCATCAGATGCTGGCGCCCGACCACCCCGACTCGGCCGTGAACGCGGCTCATATCGCGAATTCCTGCCGCAGTACCCTATGTCACCCCGGCTCAGATCCCAAGATCGCCGAGACGGCCGTCCATCTCGACCTTCCAACCGCACAAGGCACGCTCGAATATGCACTGGCCCTCACGTTTGTTGTCCTGACGGTGCTGACCTTTGGCCCGTCGTGCCTCCTCGTACTACTTGATCTTTTTCAAGTCGTCGTAGGGCGGGCGGTACACGGCGAAGCCCGGCTCCATTACCTCGCCCGGCGCGTCCTGCTCGATCCCCGAGGCAAGCAGCGGCTCACGCGCCTGTCCGTCAGCCAGCGTGTGCAACACTGGGTACTGACGCTGCTCTTTGTGACGCTGGTCCTCACCGGATTCCCCATGAAGTTTGCCGACCAGGCGTGGGCAGGCATCGTGGTTCGCTTTTTCGGCGGGCTCGGCGTGGCCCGCGTGATCCATCATTGGTCCGGGATTGCCCTTGTCGTCGGATTCATGGCCCACCTCTTCGTCGCCCTTGCATCGTTTGTCCGCAGCGCCAAGGAGTTCGGGGGGCCAAACGGTGGCGCCGATTACAAGCGCGCCTGGCTCTCTCTGCCGATGTGGATTTCCCCGGACGACGTGCGCAAGACGTTTCAGCTCCTGGGCTATATGCTCTTCCTTCGCAAGGATCGGCCGAACTTCGGCCGTTTCAGCCCGGCGGAGAAGTTTGAATACCTCGGAGTCTTCTGGGGCACGATGCTCCTGGGCATCACCGGCCTTCTCCTCTGGGGAGAGCAGATCAGCTCCCATTTCCTCTCCGGACGAGCGTTCAATCTGGCCACCATTGCCCACACGTACGAGGCCTTCCTGGCCGTTATTCACGTCGGGATTCTGCACATTTACAACGTGATTTTCGCACCCAAGGTGTTCCCCCTCTCCACGGCCACACTGGACGGCCGAACACCGATGGCCAAGCTTGTCGAGGAGCACGGCGAGTTGATCGAAGATGCCGCCCGCGACCTGGGCATCCCGGATGAAAGCGAGGACTCCCATGAGTGATGCTCCCCGCCGTTCGGTTCTTCGCCCGGGCCGCGCCCCCTGGAAGGCGGTCGTCGCGTTTGTACGCACGGTTCACCGCCTGCGGATCATGTCGCGACTCTACGCCGCAGCTTTGATCGCCGTTATCGTCTGGGTGACTTGGCTTTCCCTGCGCTATCTTCTCAGCTCGCTCGCCGTGGACCAGCCACCGGCCCAGATCGTCGCCCTGCCCACCCGACTGGATCGTGCCGCCCTCGGCGCCGGTCGCTCCGCCTTTGCCGCCCTCGATGCCGCCGAACATCCGCGCTCGCCGCTCGCGCATTATCACCGGCTCGATAGCTGGCCTCGCCCCGATTCCTTTAACGACTGCGCCCGCGCCGGCTGCCACAATCCCCTGCCGCACTCCAAGAAAAAGGAAGTCCGCGCCTTTCTGAATATGCATGCCACCAGCATCCATTGCGGCGTCTGTCACTTTAAACAGGAGGATCGCCCGCTTTCGCTGGCGTGGTATGACTTGGACAACGGCGAGACCCGCGAGCCGCCGTCTATCCTGCGGGCGTATGAAATGTTGACCGGTCCGGACGCATCGACGCGATGGAAAAAGGCGGGCCGCGAGGAACAGGCACGGCTCGTGGCCCTTTTGCGCAGCGCCTCACGCGAGGCCGGCGGGGCCCGTGATCTCGACGAACTCGCCAATCATTTCGAGGCTTATCGGCTGGACAGCCCGGGCTTCGAGCGGTTGCTGGCGGACGCCCCCGATCTCCTGCCGCGGCACTTCCGCGGCGAATACGGCGCCAAGCTCGCCGTCGTCGATGGCAACGGCCGCACCCTTCGCGGCCATCCCAACACGGAGTCAGCCGTGCGGCAGTGGCTCACCCGCAACGACGCTGTCAGCGAGGCGGAGCGAAAATCGCTGCTCGGGGATGTCCACCCGCTTAAGCGCGAGACCGCCCTGACCTGCACGGACTGCCACACCGCCGCGGGCGGTCTCGTTGATTTCGCCAAGGCCGGCTACCCCCCCGCACGACTGGAACAACTGGTATCCCCGATCGTCTTCCGCATGATCGAACACATCAATGCCGGGCGGCCCTTCAATCTCCCCGCCGTTCTCGGCGGGCAGCCCCTTCCTGCCCAACCCCAATAAGTCCGCTGCGTCCTCAAAAGCTCAGACTCAACTCTGGCACGCAATTTGCTTGGATACTCCGGGTGCGCTGAGGAATGGAAGTCGGCTGGACCTATAACCAATCGAAAGCAATAGGAGAGGGGAAATGAGATCTGCTTCAACACGATTCGGGTTTTCGGATCGGCTTGTGCTTCACATAGCGGTAGCCATTGTGGCCACGGTGGGGTTCTTCAGCCTCGCCGGCGGGTCCTGCGGCGGAAACCCGGTCACCGACCCCAACGATCCTAATTACGTGGGCGCGCCGGGCTCCAACCCCGACGGGAACACGGGCGGAAACGTCGACGGCGAAAAACCGCCGCTCAACGCCAACGATCACATCCTTGGCGACGTCAACGCCCCCGTCACCGTCATCGAGTATGCCGATTTCCAATGCCCCTTCTGCGGCACCTTCGCCCGTACCGAGTTCGACACCATCAAGGCGAACTACATCGACACCGGGCGGGTGCGCTGGGTCTTCCGGCATTTTCCATTGCGCAATATTCACGACCGCGCCGAGCCTTCCGCCCGCGCCTCGGAATGCGCCGCCGACCAGGGGAGCTTTTATCCTTACCTGGAGTTGACCTTCGCCACGGTCAACGGCAGCAACGCGGCCATCCTCACCGATAGCCAACTGCAACAGCACGCCGCGACGCTCGGCCTCGACACCACGCAGTTCAACGCCTGCTTTCCGCCGGGCGACAGCAAGGCCGCCCGTGTCCAGCAGGATTTCGACTCCGGCGTCGCCCTCGGCCTTACCGGCACGCCGACTTTTTTCGTGGAAAACG
This window harbors:
- a CDS encoding DsbA family protein, which translates into the protein MRSASTRFGFSDRLVLHIAVAIVATVGFFSLAGGSCGGNPVTDPNDPNYVGAPGSNPDGNTGGNVDGEKPPLNANDHILGDVNAPVTVIEYADFQCPFCGTFARTEFDTIKANYIDTGRVRWVFRHFPLRNIHDRAEPSARASECAADQGSFYPYLELTFATVNGSNAAILTDSQLQQHAATLGLDTTQFNACFPPGDSKAARVQQDFDSGVALGLTGTPTFFVENERFTGFQTAAQLSAVIERHLNN
- a CDS encoding cytochrome b/b6 domain-containing protein → MMPANMLRRGGSRAGGRTALSHFRAARLFAVALVLAITSAARGDDPDNCLLCHQYRGLSRLDESTGRAHLFFVDPQYSISHRGPHARLACTACHEREEVSVVPHKPVTRVDCARQCHLGSPTGIERRFSHDNIPPVLTNSAHSLDLLKKLTFSQGPLLEPEQSACLYCHDEPLFRDPAAAIPRFRDFAGRVFERCDTCHADKIAADIEYYVQHIASRFQPARSTMELSQVCAVCHSDPAVLAEFKLHNSVASYVRSFHGKAALLGDPSTADCLSCHVRAGQNAHQMLAPDHPDSAVNAAHIANSCRSTLCHPGSDPKIAETAVHLDLPTAQGTLEYALALTFVVLTVLTFGPSCLLVLLDLFQVVVGRAVHGEARLHYLARRVLLDPRGKQRLTRLSVSQRVQHWVLTLLFVTLVLTGFPMKFADQAWAGIVVRFFGGLGVARVIHHWSGIALVVGFMAHLFVALASFVRSAKEFGGPNGGADYKRAWLSLPMWISPDDVRKTFQLLGYMLFLRKDRPNFGRFSPAEKFEYLGVFWGTMLLGITGLLLWGEQISSHFLSGRAFNLATIAHTYEAFLAVIHVGILHIYNVIFAPKVFPLSTATLDGRTPMAKLVEEHGELIEDAARDLGIPDESEDSHE